In the genome of Andrena cerasifolii isolate SP2316 chromosome 5, iyAndCera1_principal, whole genome shotgun sequence, one region contains:
- the Nup107 gene encoding nuclear pore complex protein Nup107: MAASEKNDLTLREMMEDSSVTGMILKAREPWRDVMSKLYYDFLHSIQMNFSQAQVFDTVADFIQNCTDTLDIMRGMQSKVEISDVSKEEISLENERNTWRLIYCLYQNRIHSVNYPIPMEDDSVENDTYISEKLVIENLFKTESYIREYQLIIDWLEKNALDQADKYPTTEHFTDKTLAWENTVRQLLTYKDKDQIPFRSSRPLVSSLDPDAPIREGKSLHDLDREDDARLEKRMFIEVRCGRLQKAQALAEHCGQPWKAACLQGWIPHHDPNYKNPLSDTKLPIEGNPNRSLWKLCAWELSQDKRVGQFYRAIYASLCGNVQQMQPVASSWQDALWAYMKALLDIKVETEMRDIVVKSFTDMPEDYWKNEISLEDVFNELQASKNPIIREQANEPDHLIQKYLILDQIPKLMDEIEFMIDTRTCDPHFVRFLGHLIYFFRQIGKNVNDKVGDKVLLAYVRVLIEMDDPVLIAFYTAMLPQEAQVTNYASYLEVIQDYEQRKKCLAAAEDANLNVEAITKLVVERIRSKNVDVDTTDLKGTITEADMEKINALDWLIFYQSQREEALWQTNALVRYFLSNERVDAARKAFNKIPPDSIESVMSEYPTLEGTLANLNLTNNLSNRASSAIREYLCYKTYLDAQEGFAEWFSHYHHGKPTSLEALPPYATFTEKVAYEHKKAQYNVEMERWKCTMQHHTKAVKQLFFNVLLFPDGGWLVDSSNNDEPCTPEELSREHQLKKLRELCIPKVMLLLHSVMSEMNEHAGCIQLADTLASEQYQLYKVFPKWKLREVFKKICESSITLLDQKKDPWGYPK; this comes from the exons ATGGCTGCTTCAGAGAAAAATGATCTTACTTTGAGGGAGATGATGGAAGACAGTAGTGTAACTGGCATGATCTTAAAAGCGAGAGAGCCTTGGCGGGACGTCATGTCCAAGCTGTACTACGATTTCTTGCACAGTATACAGATGAACTTTTCACAGGCGCAGGTGTTTGACACTGTCGCAGACTTTATACAGAACTGCACCGACACATTGGACATAATGAGAG GCATGCAATCAAAAGTAGAAATCAGCGATGTCTCGAAAGAAGAGATCTCTTTAGAGAACGAAAGAAACACGTGGAGGCTGATTTATTGTTTATATCAGAATCGAATACACAGCGTGAATTACCCTATTCCCATGGAAGACGATTCAGTTGAGAATGATACTTACATATCCGAGAAGCTCGTGATAGAGAACTTATTCAAAACCGAAAGCTACATTAGAGAATATCAATTGATAATCGATTGGTTGGAGAAAAATGCGTTGGATCAGGCAGATAAATATCCAACCACCGAACATTTCACGGATAAAACTCTCGCATGGGAGAATACAGTCAGACAGTTGCTCACGTACAAAGATAAAGATCAGATTCCGTTCCGGTCGTCTAGACCACTGGTATCGTCCCTTGATCCAGATGCTCCGATAAGAGAAGGTAAATCTCTGCATGATCTGGACAGGGAAGATGATGCAAGGCTCGAAAAAAGAATGTTCATAGAG GTGCGTTGCGGTCGTCTTCAAAAAGCTCAGGCGCTGGCCGAGCACTGCGGGCAGCCTTGGAAAGCGGCTTGTTTACAAGGGTGGATACCTCATCATGATCCCAATTACAAAAATCCATTGTCGGATACTAAACTGCCTATCGAAGGGAATCCTAATAGAAGTCTCTGGAAGTTGTGCGCATGGGAGCTATCTCAAGATAAACGCGTAG GTCAATTTTATCGCGCCATTTATGCTAGTCTCTGCGGAAACGTCCAGCAAATGCAGCCAGTGGCATCGTCGTGGCAAGATGCTCTGTGGGCTTACATGAAAGCGCTGTTAGACATCAAAGTCGAAACGGAAATGAGAGACATAGTGGTAAAAAGTTTTACAGACATGCCTGAAGATTACTGGAAGAACGAGATCTCGCTGGAGGATGTCTTCAATGAACTTCAAGCCTCGAAGAACCCGATTATCCGTGAGCAGGCGAACGAGCCCGATCAtcttattcagaaatacctgaTACTGGATCAGATACCGAAGTTGATGGACGAGATAGAGTTCATGATAGACACGAGGACCTGCGATCCCCACTTCGTACGATTCTTGGGGCATTTGATATACTTCTTCCGACAAATCGGGAAGAATGTGAACGACAAAGTCGGGGATAAAGTCCTATTAGCATACGTTCGTGTTTTAATTGAGATGGACGATCCAGTCCTGATCGCTTTCTACACTGCCATGCTGCCCCAAGAAGCTCAGGTGACGAATTACGCCAGCTACCTGGAAGTCATACAAGACTATGAGCAGCGGAAGAAGTGCTTAGCCGCGGCGGAGGACGCAAACTTGAACGTAGAAGCCATCACGAAGCTGGTGGTAGAAAGAATACGGTCCAAGAACGTGGATGTCGATACCACGGATTTAAAGGGCACTATAACCGAGGCAGATATGGAGAAGATCAACGCGTTAGACTGGCTAATATTTTACCAAAGTCAGCGGGAAGAGGCTTTGTGGCAAACCAACGCTCTCGTAAGGTATTTCTTGTCGAACGAAAGAGTGGACGCTGCACGGAAAGCTTTCAACAAG ATCCCACCGGATTCCATAGAGTCTGTTATGTCTGAATACCCAACGCTGGAGGGCACTCTAGCAAATCTCAACCTAACGAACAATTTGTCGAATAGGGCGTCCTCAGCGATCCGGGAGTACCTTTGTTACAAAACTTACCTCGATGCTCAGGAGGGTTTCGCCGAGTGGTTCTCCCACTATCACCACGGGAAACCTACCTCTTTAGAAGCGCTACCACCGTACGCCACTTTCACCGAGAAGGTCGCGTACGAGCACAAGAAAGCACAGTATAACGTGGAAATGGAGAGGTGGAAGTGTACGATGCAGCATCAcacaaag GCTGTGAAACAATTGTTCTTCAATGTGTTGCTATTTCCGGACGGTGGTTGGCTCGTTGACTCGAGCAACAACGACGAGCCTTGCACGCCGGAGGAATTGTCGCGCGAGCATCAACTGAAAAAGTTAAGGGAGCTTTGTATACCGAAAGTCATGCTTCTTCTGCATTCGGTGATGTCCGAAATGAACGAGCACGCCGGGTGTATCCAGCTAGCAGACACTCTTGCCTCTGAACAGTATCAGCTCTACAAA GTGTTCCCGAAGTGGAAGTTGCGCGAGGTGTTCAAGAAAATCTGCGAGTCTTCCATCACCCTGTTGGACCAGAAGAAAGATCCCTGGGGTTACCCGAAGTGA
- the Uqcr-c1 gene encoding ubiquinol-cytochrome c reductase core protein 1 — protein sequence MATRLLRVSSALRTYPNKTSLVKPQKQWQSTAASLKEMLINQPATRITTLDCGMKVASEDSGAPTATVGLWIDAGSRFENDENNGVAHFMEHMAFKGTTKRSQTDLELEIENMGAHLNAYTSREQTVFYAKCLSQDVPKAIEILSDIIQNSKLGENEIERERGVILREMQEVETNLQEVVFDHLHASAYQGTPLGRTILGPTKNIKSITRADLLNYVKNFYGPPRFVLAGAGGVEHSALVDLANKHFGQMKGPNYDEIPSLCVPCRYTGSEIRVRDDSIPLAHIAIAVEGAGWADADNIPLMVANTLMGAWDRSQGGGASSANRLAEASAVAKLCHSYQSFNTCYKDTGLWGIYYVCDPMACQDFLFNIQREWIRLCISVTEKEVERAKNILKTNMLLQLDGTTAICEDIGRQILCYNRRIPLHELEARIDSVTAQNIHDVSMKYIYDQCPVIAAVGPVENLPDYNMVRGGMYSLRV from the exons ATGGCGACTCGTCTGCTTCGAGTTAGTTCTGCGTTGCGGACGTATCCTAATAAAACCAGTCTCGTAAAG ccACAAAAGCAATGGCAGTCCACAGCGGCATCTTTGAAAGAGATGCTTATCAATCAACCTGCCACAAGGATCACAACTTTAGACTGTGGCATGAAAGTTGCGAGCGAAGACAGCGGAGCTCCAACGGCCACAGTAGGGCTTTGGATCGACGCTGGCAGTCGCTTTGAAAACGACGAGAATAACGGCGTGGCGCACTTCATGGAGCACATGGCTTTCAAG GGAACCACTAAACGTTCGCAAACCGACTTAGAATTAGAAATCGAGAACATGGGTGCTCATTTGAACGCTTACACGAGCAGGGAACAAACAGTATTTTACGCCAAGTGTTTGTCGCAAGATGTGCCGAAAGCTATTGAAATTCTGAGCGACATCATTCAAAATTCGAAACTCGGCGAGAACGAGATTGAGAGGGAGCGAGGTGTGATCTTGAGGGAGATGCAGGAAGTCGAGACGAATCTCCAAGAAGTCGTTTTCGACCACTTGCATGCCAGTGCGTATCAAGGTACACCTTTAGGAAGGACGATTCTTGGGCCTACTAAAAACATTAAGAGCATCACGCGAGCTGATCTTCTTAACTATGTAAAGAATTTCTACGGTCCACCAAG GTTTGTTCTGGCCGGTGCCGGTGGTGTAGAACACAGCGCGCTGGTTGATTTGGCTAACAAACACTTTGGTCAAATGAAAGGACCGAACTACGATGAAATTCCATCGCTGTGTGTACCATGCCGTTACACGGGTTCTGAAATAAGAGTCCGAGACGATAGCATTCCTCTCGCACACATAGCCATTGCGGTCGAAGGTGCTGGATGGGCTGACGCGGATAACATTCCTCTTATGGTTGCGAATACCCTTATGGGAGCGTGGGACCGCAGCCAGGGGGGAGGTGCAAGCAGCGCGAACCGTTTGGCCGAAGCTTCTGCAGTTGCAAAACTGTGCCACAGTTACCAAAGCTTCAACACCTGCTACAAA GACACAGGTCTTTGGGGCATATACTACGTGTGCGATCCTATGGCGTGCCAGGACTTCTTGTTTAACATCCAACGCGAATGGATAAGGCTGTGTATATCCGTCACCGAGAAAGAAGTGGAGCGCGCGAAGAACATTCTCAAGACGAACATGCTCCTCCAGTTGGACGGAACGACCGCAATCTGCGAAGATATTGGTCGACAGATACTCTGTTACAATCGACGTATACCGCTTCACGAGCTCGAGGCTAGGATAGAC AGCGTAACcgcacaaaatattcatgacgtTAGCATGAAATACATTTACGACCAGTGCCCGGTAATCGCAGCAGTTGGCCCGGTTGAGAACCTGCCCGATTATAACATGGTTCGCGGCGGCATGTACAGTTTACGAGTATAA
- the Mob3 gene encoding MOB kinase activator 3 produces MTALGGFMEFFQKGKTFRPKKKFALGTLRYSLHKQAQASLNSGINLRSVVKLPPGEDLNDWIAVHVVDFFNRINLIYGTISEYCDSASCPTMSGGARFEYLWADGEKYKKPTALPAPQYVSLLMDWIEAQINNENIFPVSTDVPFPKTFVPLCRKILTRLFRVFVHVYIHHFDRIVAIGAEAHVNTCYKHFYYFVTEFELINTKELEPLAEMTAKVCKDTVSPTQTTTPSNHAR; encoded by the exons ATGACTGCGTTAGGCGGTTTCATGGAGTTCTTTCAGAAAGGAAAG ACTTTCAGGCCAAAGAAGAAATTTGCTCTTGGGACACTGCGGTATTCCTTGCACAAGCAAGCACAAGCTTCCCTGAATTCTGGCATTAATTTAAGGTCAGTCGTGAAATTGCCTCCTGGGGAGGATCTGAACGATTGGATCGCTGTTCACG TCGTGGACTTTTTTAATAGAATAAATCTAATATATGGTACTATCTCCGAGTACTGCGACTCAGCGTCGTGCCCGACTATGAGCGGCGGTGCTCGGTTCGAATACTTGTGGGCAGATGGTGAGAAATATAAGAAACCTACTGCACTGCCAGCACCACAATATGTCAGTCTTCTCATGGATTGGATAGAAGCACAAATTAATAATGAAAACATATTCCCTGTGTCGACAG ACGTTCCGTTCCCAAAGACATTCGTGCCATTATGTAGAAAAATTTTGACACGCTTGTTCAGAGTTTTCGTCCATGTCTATATACACCATTTCGATCGTATTGTCGCGATAGGCGCG GAAGCACACGTAAATACATGTTACAAGCACTTTTACTATTTTGTAACAGAATTCGAATTAATAAACACGAAAGAGTTAGAACCGCTGGCTGAAATGACTGCCAAAGTTTGTAAGGACACTGTCTCGCCAACACAGACTACAACGCCATCGAACCACGCCAGATAG
- the Letm1 gene encoding leucine zipper and EF-hand containing transmembrane protein 1, producing the protein MNTLIHTKTMVTGRGRAIRQYHCFKLWYNANQVNGSLALVYTDTRDSRSSRSLIRSTIVDDSKSINLPYLQLRTFYTTPTWRGQESSSKVEDTVKNIKQQKEMKDKAEGTVAKSTQKDVVQKLNLWQKVKAEIIHYYHGFRLLGLDMKISAKLVWRILKGRELSRREHRLLIKTTGDVFRLIPFSVFIIIPFMEFLLPIVIKIFPGLLPSTFQTATEKEDKLKQALKIKIEMAKFLQKTLDDMALQSSDYRSQKAKEFAEFFYKVRTSGAIATNEEVMQFSKLFEDEITLDSLSRPQLVALCRVLDVQTLGTTNFLRFLLRMRLRSLAADDKLIEKEGIDSLTRSELQQACRARGMRAYGLPESKLKEQLSQWLDLSLTKKVPPCLLLLSRALMVPESIPMSDKLKATISALPETVVARTQGAIGEKEGKMDHKTNIEIIKMEERKIEEERQEKKDSEPQPSVSMESRKDDEITNTDVKVLEQALDSIGKDKKKMSVEKEELKELKEEMADYQEDVKELYEIKAAAKGQEDIESIKVSKGAKRLFNKVNKMIRKMDAVLEQLESEKQVIQKAEATDTEESPSSKSAEELVKIDELISAIKRIQSVPDDHRLQRIVQILAKIDDDRDGAIKIEDVLKVVELIGKEDIKLSKKQVNELIELIDKEEILEVEEQIQKALQKDLNEMKSEQSSEEKYVAPKSPVPATPVTTEKGFGKEELEDTSDPNKAYAAHTPEQEREKSATVLKSNSTSDPVRNPPIAPGVPPTTKKAEGSKHL; encoded by the exons atGAACACTCTAATTCATACGAAAACAATGGTGACAGGTCGTGGCAGAGCGATTCGAC AGTACCACTGTTTCAAATTGTGGTATAACGCCAATCAAGTAAATGGAAGCCTGGCGCTTGTTTACACAGACACGAGAGACTCGAGAAGCAGCAGATCGTTAATACGCTCGACGATCGTGGACGACAGTAAGAGCATCAACTTGCCTTACTTGCAGCTGCGGACATTTTATACCACGCCGACATGGAGGGGTCAAGAGTCGTCCTCCAAAGTGGAGGATACAGTGAAGAATATCAAGCAGCAAAAGGAGATGAAGGACAAAGCGGAAGGGACCGTTGCGAAGAGCACTCAGAAGGACGTGGTGCAAAAGCTTAACTTATGGCAGAAAGTTAAAGCGGAGATAATACATTACTACCATGGCTTCAGATTATTGGGCCTCGATATGAAGATTTCAGCGAAGCTGGTTTGGAGGATTTTGAAGGGCAGGGAGCTTAGCAGAAGAGAGCATAGATTG CTAATAAAAACAACAGGCGATGTGTTCAGGCTTATTCCCTTCTCTGTGTTCATTATCATACCCTTCATGGAGTTTCTGCTTCCAATCGTTATTAAAATCTTCCCTGGCTTACTACCGTCCACCTTCCAAACTGCTACAGAGAAGGAGGACAAATTGAAACAGGCTCTAAAG ATTAAAATCGAAATGGCTAAATTTCTGCAAAAAACCTTGGACGACATGGCGTTACAATCGTCGGATTACAGATCGCAGAAAGCTAAAGAATTTGCCGAGTTCTTTTACAAAGTTCGAACCTCCGGTGCTATAGCGACTAACGAGGAAGTTATGCAATTCAGCAAACTTTTCGAGGACGAGATTACATTAGATTCTCTTTCTCGGCCACAGTTGGTTGCGTTATGTAGAGTATTAGATGTGCAAACTCTTGGGACGACGAACTTTTTACGATTTTTACTTAGAATGAGGCTGAGGAGTCTTGCTGCGGATGATAAG TTAATTGAGAAGGAAGGTATAGATTCTCTTACGAGAAGCGAACTGCAGCAAGCTTGCAGAGCACGCGGGATGCGGGCATACGGATTGCCAGAAAGTAAATTAAAAGAACAGTTGTCTCAATGGTTAGACTTGAGTCTGACTAAGAAGGTGCCGCCGTGCTTGTTGTTGCTTTCGCGTGCACTTATGGTTCCCGAATCTATACCCATGTCGGACAAACTGAAGGCAACTATCTCAGCCCTGCCCGAGACGGTTGTCGCGCGTACTCAAGGTGCAATAGGAGAGAAGGAGGGCAAGATGGATCACAAGACGAATATCGAAATCATAAAAATGGAGGAGCGTAAAATCGAAGAGGAGAGGCAAGAGAAGAAGGATAGCGAACCACAGCCCTCGGTTAGCATGGAGAGCCGTAAAGACGACGAAATTACGAATACGGACGTAAAAGTATTAGAACAGGCTTTAGATTCTATTGGAAAG GATAAGAAGAAGATGTCTGTGGAGAAAGAGGAATTGAAAGAACTGAAAGAAGAAATGGCGGATTATCAGGAAGATGTTAAAGAGCTTTATGAAATCAAAGCAGCCGCGAAGGGTCAAGAGGATATAGAAAGTATTAAGGTGTCCAAAGGTGCTAAACGATTATTTAACAAAGTGAACAAGATGATCCGGAAGATGGATGCTGTTTTAGAGCAGCTTGAGTCCGAGAAGCAGGTGATACAGAAAGCGGAAGCCACTGATACGGAGGAAAGCCCATCTTCGAAGTCCGCTGAGGAATTAGTTAAAATAGACGAGCTAATCTCAGCTATTAAACGAATTCAAAGTGTACCCGATGATCATCGTCTGCAGCGCATAGTACAAATACTAGCGAAGATTGACGACGATAGAGATGGGGCTATAAAAATCGAGGACGTTCTAAAG GTGGTGGAATTAATTGGAAAAGAAGATATTAAGCTAAGCAAGAAGCAAGTGAACGAATTGATCGAATTAATCGACAAGGAGGAGATCTTGGAGGTGGAGGAACAAATTCAGAAGGCCTTGCAGAAGGATCTAAACGAAATGAAGAGTGAGCAGAGCTCCGAGGAGAAGTACGTCGCGCCAAAATCCCCAGTTCCTGCTACACCGGTAACGACCGAAAAGGGCTTCGGTAAAGAGGAATTAGAGGACACCAGCGATCCTAATAAAGCTTATGCAGCACACACGCCGGAACAGGAACGGGAAAAGTCAGCAACGGTCCTTAAAAGTAATTCCACTTCCGACCCGGTTAGAAATCCCCCGATAGCACCCGGTGTTCCGCCAACAACAAAAAAAGCGGAAGGCTCTAAGCACCTATGA
- the LOC143368868 gene encoding uncharacterized protein LOC143368868 isoform X2 — MRNPALHLVGIAASPGGGEVFGTRAEEELRQWLEARLDALGIDPVAYSRFVLSLLRRPDSALSPPEEAVGTGRNGGRRIRTRPKAKLPTQGDREQRRAVVQCLTSAADNKCGVETLVDELCMKLRDLEGGGSNETEEESRKSDGETKTNLESLTPRDRALRYYAAFPALQPTTLKKFSQRKDRNFGNNNNNNNNNNNNKINGVSYNNNKNNNKSRNKKTKMSISIDSRRSEDKESFGFAKSMEREREKERELELDQLRLAQLQAKFDESLEALWDSGPGNAQDTASIWAAPTLSIPSGPLWPTDTSETIFTLSTSDNGYATDTPYQESIVDDSPLIPWDIDLTSIEDYADDCSNKNKSESNVNWSDSTMDGPWCWKGLGSNLATLGHSPQTGSCFFPVAPRKTPIGTRKESRPNLKVNSLPEPDEDLLTSARTHFRPIKDDGQWADGTTFPVNNTLERVAYRRSESGNLLYLPGGESPYMEYRENDSPNPPVSSNLTLKFRKAQ, encoded by the exons ATGAGGAACCCGGCATTGCACTTGGTCGGGATAGCGGCGTCGCCTGGAGGAGGCGAAGTGTTTGGCACAAGGGCCGAGGAGGAGTTGCGCCAGTGGCTGGAGGCACGCCTGGACGCATTGGGGATAGACCCAGTTGCGTACTCGCGATTCGTGCTCAGCCTGCTGCGTCGCCCCGACTCGGCCCTCAGTCCTCCAGAAGAAGCAGTAGGTACAGGTAGAAACGGAGGACGTCGCATTCGTACCCGACCTAAAGCGAAGCTGCCGACGCAAGGAGACAGGGAACAAAGACGTGCTGTTGTGCAATGTCTGACAAGTGCTGCTGATAAT AAATGTGGGGTTGAAACGCTAGTGGACGAATTATGTATGAAACTGCGAGACTTGGAGGGAGGCGGCTCAAACGAGACGGAGGAGGAATCCAGGAAGTCTGATGGCGAAACCAAAACAAATCTGGAGTCGCTGACTCCTCGCGACAGAGCTCTCAGATATTACGCAGCATTCCCTGCTTTGCAACCTACCACCCTCAAAAAGTTTTCTCAGAGAAAGGACAGGAACTTTGggaataacaacaacaacaacaataacaacaacaacaacaaaatcaACGGGGTCAGCTACAACAATAACAAGAACAACAATAAATCTCGCAATAAGAAAACGAAAATGTCCATT AGCATTGACTCGCGAAGATCGGAGGACAAGGAGAGCTTTGGGTTCGCTAAGTCAATGGAGCGCGAGAGGGAAAAGGAACGGGAATTGGAATTAGATCAACTTAGATTGGCACAGTTGCAAGCAAAGTTCGATGAGAGCTTGGAGGCGCTTTGGGATTCAGGACCAGGCAATGCACAGGACACGGCCTCTATTTGGGCAGCCCCTACTCTCTCGATCCCTTCAGGACCCCTCTGGCCGACAGACACTTCCGAGACAATCTTTACTTTATCCACTTCGGACAATGGATACGCTACCGACACACCGTACCAGGAATCTATCGTTGACGACTCGCCGCTCATTCCATGGGACATCGATTTAACTAGCATTGAGGATTACGCGGATGATTGTAGTAACAAAAATAAATCAG AGAGCAATGTTAACTGGTCTGACTCGACCATGGACGGACCCTGGTGCTGGAAAGGGCTCGGAAGTAATTTAGCTACCTTGGGCCACAGCCCCCAGACAGGTAGCTGCTTCTTTCCAGTCGCGCCGCGTAAGACGCCCATTGGTACACGCAAAGAATCTCGCCCGAATCTGAAGGTGAACAGTCTTCCGGAACCAGACGAGGATTTGCTCACGTCCGCTCGCACGCACTTTCGCCCGATAAAGGATGACGGTCAATGGGCTGACGGGACTACGTTTCCTGTGAACAATACATTAGAGCGGGTCGCGTATCGCAGATCCGAGTCGGGGAACCTGCTGTACCTTCCCGGCGGAGAAAGCCCGTACATGGAGTATCGGGAGAATGACTCGCCGAACCCTCCGGTATCGTCCAATCTCACGTTGAAATTCAGG AAGGCACAGTAG
- the LOC143368868 gene encoding uncharacterized protein LOC143368868 isoform X1 has product MRNPALHLVGIAASPGGGEVFGTRAEEELRQWLEARLDALGIDPVAYSRFVLSLLRRPDSALSPPEEAVGTGRNGGRRIRTRPKAKLPTQGDREQRRAVVQCLTSAADNKCGVETLVDELCMKLRDLEGGGSNETEEESRKSDGETKTNLESLTPRDRALRYYAAFPALQPTTLKKFSQRKDRNFGNNNNNNNNNNNNKINGVSYNNNKNNNKSRNKKTKMSISIDSRRSEDKESFGFAKSMEREREKERELELDQLRLAQLQAKFDESLEALWDSGPGNAQDTASIWAAPTLSIPSGPLWPTDTSETIFTLSTSDNGYATDTPYQESIVDDSPLIPWDIDLTSIEDYADDCSNKNKSESNVNWSDSTMDGPWCWKGLGSNLATLGHSPQTGSCFFPVAPRKTPIGTRKESRPNLKVNSLPEPDEDLLTSARTHFRPIKDDGQWADGTTFPVNNTLERVAYRRSESGNLLYLPGGESPYMEYRENDSPNPPVSSNLTLKFRVRQCDKCVQTEPIRSPVKRRILSEQDHFHCTPVGVEDTVSREEEKIEKDCYALGQLGWVRSSVPLHNDRKRRHSSSFGCQPLTTLRPLTL; this is encoded by the exons ATGAGGAACCCGGCATTGCACTTGGTCGGGATAGCGGCGTCGCCTGGAGGAGGCGAAGTGTTTGGCACAAGGGCCGAGGAGGAGTTGCGCCAGTGGCTGGAGGCACGCCTGGACGCATTGGGGATAGACCCAGTTGCGTACTCGCGATTCGTGCTCAGCCTGCTGCGTCGCCCCGACTCGGCCCTCAGTCCTCCAGAAGAAGCAGTAGGTACAGGTAGAAACGGAGGACGTCGCATTCGTACCCGACCTAAAGCGAAGCTGCCGACGCAAGGAGACAGGGAACAAAGACGTGCTGTTGTGCAATGTCTGACAAGTGCTGCTGATAAT AAATGTGGGGTTGAAACGCTAGTGGACGAATTATGTATGAAACTGCGAGACTTGGAGGGAGGCGGCTCAAACGAGACGGAGGAGGAATCCAGGAAGTCTGATGGCGAAACCAAAACAAATCTGGAGTCGCTGACTCCTCGCGACAGAGCTCTCAGATATTACGCAGCATTCCCTGCTTTGCAACCTACCACCCTCAAAAAGTTTTCTCAGAGAAAGGACAGGAACTTTGggaataacaacaacaacaacaataacaacaacaacaacaaaatcaACGGGGTCAGCTACAACAATAACAAGAACAACAATAAATCTCGCAATAAGAAAACGAAAATGTCCATT AGCATTGACTCGCGAAGATCGGAGGACAAGGAGAGCTTTGGGTTCGCTAAGTCAATGGAGCGCGAGAGGGAAAAGGAACGGGAATTGGAATTAGATCAACTTAGATTGGCACAGTTGCAAGCAAAGTTCGATGAGAGCTTGGAGGCGCTTTGGGATTCAGGACCAGGCAATGCACAGGACACGGCCTCTATTTGGGCAGCCCCTACTCTCTCGATCCCTTCAGGACCCCTCTGGCCGACAGACACTTCCGAGACAATCTTTACTTTATCCACTTCGGACAATGGATACGCTACCGACACACCGTACCAGGAATCTATCGTTGACGACTCGCCGCTCATTCCATGGGACATCGATTTAACTAGCATTGAGGATTACGCGGATGATTGTAGTAACAAAAATAAATCAG AGAGCAATGTTAACTGGTCTGACTCGACCATGGACGGACCCTGGTGCTGGAAAGGGCTCGGAAGTAATTTAGCTACCTTGGGCCACAGCCCCCAGACAGGTAGCTGCTTCTTTCCAGTCGCGCCGCGTAAGACGCCCATTGGTACACGCAAAGAATCTCGCCCGAATCTGAAGGTGAACAGTCTTCCGGAACCAGACGAGGATTTGCTCACGTCCGCTCGCACGCACTTTCGCCCGATAAAGGATGACGGTCAATGGGCTGACGGGACTACGTTTCCTGTGAACAATACATTAGAGCGGGTCGCGTATCGCAGATCCGAGTCGGGGAACCTGCTGTACCTTCCCGGCGGAGAAAGCCCGTACATGGAGTATCGGGAGAATGACTCGCCGAACCCTCCGGTATCGTCCAATCTCACGTTGAAATTCAGGGTGCGTCAATGTGACAAGTGCGTTCAAACCGAGCCCATTCGATCTCCGGTCAAGCGCAGAATTCTCTCCGAGCAGGATCATTTTCATTGTACTCCGGTCGGAGTGGAAGATACTGTTAGTCGCGAAGAGGAGAAAATCGAGAAAGATTGCTATGCATTGGGTCAACTGGGCTGGGTACGATCTAGTGTACCTCTGCACAATGATAGGAAAAG AAGGCACAGTAGCAGCTTCGGATGCCAGCCTCTGACGACTTTGCGTCCGTTGACCTTATGA